From one Terriglobales bacterium genomic stretch:
- a CDS encoding iron-sulfur cluster assembly accessory protein has protein sequence MATTTTPTTGTKFPVSLTPNAVAKVKEIMAQQNPVPAGLRIGVVGGGCSGFSYSMSFENSAGMMDKTFDIEGLKIYVDATSAMYLNGCTVDYVETLEGAGFKFENPNVKSTCGCGSSFSV, from the coding sequence ATGGCCACCACCACGACCCCGACCACCGGAACCAAGTTCCCGGTGTCGTTGACCCCGAATGCTGTCGCCAAGGTCAAGGAGATCATGGCCCAGCAGAACCCGGTTCCCGCAGGTCTGCGCATCGGCGTGGTCGGCGGCGGCTGCTCCGGCTTCTCTTACTCCATGTCCTTCGAGAATTCCGCCGGCATGATGGACAAGACCTTCGACATCGAGGGTCTGAAGATCTACGTGGACGCTACCAGCGCCATGTACCTCAATGGCTGCACCGTGGACTACGTGGAAACCCTGGAAGGCGCGGGCTTCAAGTTCGAGAACCCCAACGTCAAGAGCACCTGCGGCTGCGGCTCCTCCTTCAGCGTCTGA
- a CDS encoding methyltransferase, translating to MASTITETSAPSTTALQQRLMQAANGFVLSACLHVAARLNIADRLAGGPRPVKALAAETESNADALYRVLRALVSIGIFSEPQPRIIALSPAAELLRSDVAGNVHDLVLWGANPFLMHVTSDLLHSVQTGKPAVEHLYGKPAFECFASMPEVSYAFNEGMTAISADLAPAVLEAYDFSGVGTLMDVAGGHGYFLCQALRRYPQMKGILLDQPSVVEGAKCVLCEMRVEERCQPIGGDFFEHIPAGADAYFMQHIIHDWKDELALKILGNVRQALAGRPHGRLILVDMVMPEDSRPHPAKLLDLLMLMFPGGRERTEAEWRDLLATAGFTITRIVPTKAPDSVIEAAIV from the coding sequence ATGGCCAGCACAATCACGGAAACGTCTGCCCCCTCGACAACCGCCCTCCAGCAGCGCCTGATGCAGGCTGCCAACGGCTTCGTGCTGTCCGCGTGCCTTCACGTGGCTGCGAGATTGAACATTGCGGACCGGCTGGCTGGCGGGCCGCGTCCAGTGAAGGCTTTGGCGGCGGAGACGGAGAGCAACGCCGATGCGCTCTACCGGGTACTGCGTGCGCTGGTAAGCATTGGTATCTTCTCCGAACCGCAGCCGCGCATCATCGCCCTTTCTCCCGCGGCCGAACTGCTGCGCAGCGATGTCGCGGGAAACGTCCACGACCTGGTGCTCTGGGGCGCAAACCCGTTCCTCATGCACGTCACCAGCGACCTGCTGCACTCCGTGCAGACCGGCAAGCCGGCCGTCGAGCATCTCTACGGCAAACCTGCCTTCGAGTGCTTCGCCTCCATGCCCGAGGTCAGCTACGCCTTCAATGAGGGGATGACGGCCATCAGCGCCGACCTCGCTCCGGCGGTGCTCGAGGCCTACGACTTTTCCGGCGTGGGGACGTTGATGGATGTGGCCGGCGGGCACGGCTACTTCCTCTGCCAGGCGTTGCGACGGTACCCGCAGATGAAAGGCATTCTGCTGGACCAGCCCAGCGTGGTGGAGGGTGCCAAGTGCGTGCTGTGCGAAATGCGGGTGGAAGAGCGCTGTCAGCCCATCGGGGGCGACTTCTTTGAGCACATTCCCGCCGGCGCCGACGCCTATTTCATGCAGCACATCATCCACGACTGGAAGGACGAGCTGGCGCTGAAGATCCTGGGCAACGTGCGCCAGGCCCTCGCAGGACGCCCCCACGGCCGCCTGATCCTGGTTGACATGGTCATGCCCGAGGATTCGAGGCCGCACCCCGCCAAGCTGCTTGATCTGCTGATGCTCATGTTCCCTGGCGGGCGCGAACGCACGGAGGCGGAGTGGCGCGACCTGCTCGCCACGGCGGGTTTCACCATCACCCGGATCGTGCCCACCAAGGCGCCCGACAGCGTGATCGAGGCTGCAATCGTTTAG